GACTGGGCCGATCCTTACAAGGTCCTCGACAAGGTCCAAGAGGAGCTCGGCGAGCTCAAGGAGGCCATGGAAGGCCAGCACGGCGAGGCGGCCCTGACCCACGAGCTCGGCGACGTGCTGACGGCCGTGGTCAACCTCTCGCGCCAGCTCAAGATCGACCCCGAAGAGGCCCTGCGTCAGGCCAACGCCCGCTTCAAGCGCCGCTTCCAGAAGATGGAAGATCTGGCCGAGGGCAAGTTCAAGGAGCTCGAGCTCGACCAGATGGAGGCCCTGTGGCAACGGGCCAAGGCCATCGTCGGATGATCGAACGGGGCCCGCGCGGATTTGGCGTGGGCCCCGATGCGATCTCAACCCTCCCTCGCTGTCCCGGCGTCTACGAGTTCTACGCCGCGGACGGCGAGTTGCTGTATCTCGGCAAGTCCGTCAACCTGCGCGATCGCGTCCGGTCCTACTTCCACGCGAGCGGGGGCCACACCCCGCGCACGGCGCGCCTCAAGCACGAGGCCGTGCGCATCGAGGTGCACCCTACGGGCTCCGAGCTGGAGGCCCTGCTGCTCGAGTCGCGCCTGATCAAACGTCATCAGCCTCGCTACAATGTGCGGGGGCGCCGCTACGAGCACTACCCCTTCCTCAAGCTCACGGCTGAGCGTTACCCCCGCCTGATGATGACCCGGACCCTGGTCGAGGACGGAGGCCGCTACTTCGGCCCCTTTTCGAGCGCGAGCTACGTCCAGACGGTGGTCGAGGCGCTGCAGCCCGCCTTCGGCCTGCGGTCGTGCGCGACCTTGCCGCCCCACGCGTGCCTGGAGTTCGACATCGGTCGCTGCCTGGGGCCTTGCACCGGCCGGATGGATGAGGCCTACGCCGAACGGGTCCAGGCGGCGGTGGGCTTCGTGATGGGCGAGACCGGCGGGATCATCGAGACGCTTGAGCAAGAGATGTTGCGCGCAAGCGAAGCGTTCGCCTACGAGCGCGCCGCGCGCCTGCGCGATCGCCTCCACGCCTTGAAGCGCCTGATCGATCACCAGCGCCGACTCGGGAGCTTGGACGAGCTGGACGCCCTGGTCGCCCTGCCGGGCCTGATGCCCGGTTCGACCCACTTCCTGGCGATTCGTCGGGCGCGCTGGGTGGGCGAGCTTAGGCTGGAGCCCGACGCCTTGCACGGGCGCAGTGCATCGGTCCGCCTGCGCTCCTTCTTGAAGGCGGCGTATCTTATCGAGCCGGCGCCGAGCACGCGGATCGATCGGCGCGAGCTGGATGAGGTGCAGATCGTGGCATCGTGGCTGTACCGCAAGCGTGAAACGCCGGGCGTCTTCCAGGTGACGGCCGACGGCATCGCCGAGACGGCCCGCGCGGCGATCGCCCACGCGCGCCGGATGGCCTGAAGCCATTTCAGCGAGAAAGCCCGCCCCAAAACGGGGCGGGCTTTCTGCCGAAGATAGGAGGCTTACTTCGCGCTCTCGTCGGTCTTCTCGGTCTTCTCGGCTTCGGCCTTGGGGGCCTCGGTCTTGATGCCGGCCTGGGAGGCGAGGTTGTTGAAGATCGAGAGCATCTGGTTGGCACCGTCCTCGATCCGGCGCTGGACTTCCTGCATCTGCTTGTCGAAGGCGTTCTCGGCCTCCTCCATGCGGCGGACCATCTCGGGGTCCTTGACCAGGGCGTGGATCTGCTCGCGGGCGACCTGGACGCCGAGCTCGGCGGTCTCGCGGGCCTGCTTGGCCAGCTTGTCGGCGCTATCCTTGAGGTCGTTGAAATCGGGCATGGGGTGTTGAAC
The nucleotide sequence above comes from bacterium. Encoded proteins:
- a CDS encoding GIY-YIG nuclease family protein — translated: MIERGPRGFGVGPDAISTLPRCPGVYEFYAADGELLYLGKSVNLRDRVRSYFHASGGHTPRTARLKHEAVRIEVHPTGSELEALLLESRLIKRHQPRYNVRGRRYEHYPFLKLTAERYPRLMMTRTLVEDGGRYFGPFSSASYVQTVVEALQPAFGLRSCATLPPHACLEFDIGRCLGPCTGRMDEAYAERVQAAVGFVMGETGGIIETLEQEMLRASEAFAYERAARLRDRLHALKRLIDHQRRLGSLDELDALVALPGLMPGSTHFLAIRRARWVGELRLEPDALHGRSASVRLRSFLKAAYLIEPAPSTRIDRRELDEVQIVASWLYRKRETPGVFQVTADGIAETARAAIAHARRMA